A DNA window from Candidatus Saccharimonadales bacterium contains the following coding sequences:
- a CDS encoding endo-1,4-beta-xylanase, which produces QQLAKLGLESRISEMDAYDDDGTATQAKQYQNVFAACISEPSCKSWTTWGVSDRYDMFKDEGVVNYGHDFLWDDKMRPTKALTGILTSLTQP; this is translated from the coding sequence CAACAACTTGCCAAACTCGGCCTGGAATCCCGTATTTCAGAAATGGACGCGTACGATGATGACGGCACCGCGACACAGGCGAAGCAGTACCAAAACGTATTTGCCGCGTGCATAAGCGAACCTAGCTGTAAATCATGGACAACATGGGGCGTCTCAGACCGTTACGACATGTTCAAAGACGAAGGTGTCGTAAACTACGGACACGACTTCTTATGGGATGACAAAATGCGCCCCACTAAAGCCCTTACGGGTATTCTGACGAGCCTTACCCAGCCTTAA